Proteins from one Dysgonomonas sp. HDW5A genomic window:
- a CDS encoding efflux RND transporter permease subunit, with translation MKKDIMLLTIQKRWLIAALFVLLSVFGYYSWKQLSIEAYPDIADVTSQVVTQVPGLAAEEVEQQITIPIERALNGLPGMHVMRSKSTFGLSMITIVFEDGIEDYWSRQRVQERINEVELPYGAMAELDPLTSPTGEVFRYIIESNQHSLRELTDLQNWVIIPRIKEVSGVADVSNFGGITTQYQVEIDPLKLEQYHLSLDNVIEAIENNNSNVGGSILNRGDLGYVVRGIGQVTSLDDLGKIVVSSEKGVPIFLNDIGKIKFGNLERKGVLGYSDRTREYSESIEGIVLLLKHQNPSVVLEGINKAVDELNNETLPEGVHIHAFLDRTELVNTTLHTVSRTLIEGMALVIIVLIIFLGNWRGALLVAITIPVSLLIAFILMHFTNIPANLLSLGAIDFGIIVDGAIVMMETILKKREDHPDKPLEEVAISKRVKQVATPILFSTIIIITAYLPLFAFERVESKLFTPMAFTVSYALLGALLVALFLIPGLGYALYRKPQKIYHNKWLEKLTQKYSDIVNRIMEKPKRVVAPVITVFGIAVILTAWVGKDFLPTLDEGSIWLQVNLPPGISIEKSKEMSDTLRQRTMKYPEVTYIAVQAGRNDDGTDPFTPSHFEVSVGIKPYSEWPSGKTKADLIDELAKEYQSLPGFTVGFSQPMIDGVMDKISGAHSELVVKVYGNDFKETRRIANEVLSTLEDVKGAVDLDIDQEPPLPQLQIQMNRDAIARYGLNVSDVSNLIEVAIGGKAVSQIYQNDRVYDITCKYKEESRNTPEKIAGLMLTSASGAKIPLSQVADIKLSTGESTITREMNKRHLTVKLNLRGRDLSSFLKEAQSAIEKNITYDHEKYHIKWGGQFENQNRAYSRLGVIVPLALAIMFIVLYCAFGKFRQAGLVLSIVPLALFGGMFALNARGMTLNVSSAVGFIALFGVAIQNGVIMVSHINGLRRDGMDLLKAVKDGARHRFRPILMTAIVAILGLLPASLATGIGSDVQRPLATVIVYGLMFSTIITLFALPALYYMIEARVERNNKKENDEK, from the coding sequence ATGAAAAAAGATATAATGCTACTCACCATTCAAAAAAGATGGTTGATAGCCGCCCTGTTTGTTTTGCTATCTGTGTTCGGATACTATTCGTGGAAGCAATTGTCGATAGAAGCCTATCCCGATATTGCCGACGTGACATCGCAAGTGGTAACACAAGTTCCGGGACTGGCAGCAGAAGAAGTGGAGCAGCAAATAACAATTCCTATCGAACGGGCTTTGAACGGATTGCCCGGTATGCATGTCATGCGAAGCAAAAGTACATTCGGCTTGTCGATGATAACTATTGTATTCGAAGACGGTATAGAAGATTATTGGAGCCGTCAACGTGTACAGGAACGAATAAACGAGGTCGAATTACCTTATGGGGCAATGGCAGAACTCGACCCTTTGACATCGCCTACAGGTGAGGTATTCAGATATATTATCGAGAGTAACCAACACTCGTTAAGAGAGCTTACCGATCTGCAAAACTGGGTGATAATTCCCCGTATAAAAGAAGTTTCGGGAGTTGCCGATGTAAGTAATTTTGGAGGTATAACTACTCAATATCAGGTAGAAATAGACCCTTTAAAATTAGAGCAATATCATTTGTCGCTCGACAATGTAATTGAAGCCATCGAGAATAATAATTCGAATGTGGGAGGTAGTATTCTCAATAGAGGCGATCTTGGATATGTGGTGAGAGGAATAGGTCAGGTAACCTCATTAGATGATTTAGGTAAAATTGTAGTAAGTTCCGAAAAAGGAGTTCCTATTTTTCTGAATGACATCGGTAAAATCAAATTCGGTAACCTTGAGAGAAAAGGAGTATTGGGTTATTCGGATCGAACTCGTGAATACTCCGAAAGTATCGAAGGTATTGTATTGCTCTTAAAGCACCAAAACCCATCAGTTGTTTTAGAAGGAATAAATAAAGCTGTTGATGAACTTAATAACGAAACTCTCCCCGAAGGAGTACATATACATGCATTTCTTGATCGTACCGAATTGGTTAATACAACGCTGCATACTGTATCACGTACCTTGATAGAGGGAATGGCGCTGGTTATAATTGTTCTTATTATTTTCTTAGGAAACTGGAGAGGTGCACTGCTTGTAGCTATCACAATCCCCGTGTCGTTACTGATTGCATTTATTTTAATGCACTTTACGAATATTCCCGCTAATTTACTGTCGTTGGGAGCTATTGACTTCGGTATCATAGTCGATGGGGCAATTGTAATGATGGAAACCATCTTAAAAAAGCGTGAAGATCATCCCGACAAACCTCTCGAAGAAGTTGCTATTTCGAAACGGGTAAAACAAGTTGCCACACCTATTCTGTTTTCTACAATTATTATTATAACAGCTTATTTGCCGCTTTTTGCATTCGAGAGGGTAGAAAGTAAACTGTTTACACCTATGGCATTTACGGTTAGCTATGCTTTGTTGGGAGCTTTGCTTGTGGCTTTATTCCTTATTCCCGGATTAGGATATGCCTTATATCGTAAACCACAGAAAATATATCACAATAAATGGTTGGAGAAATTAACTCAAAAATATTCGGATATAGTAAATCGTATTATGGAGAAACCTAAAAGGGTAGTGGCTCCTGTGATTACTGTATTTGGTATAGCGGTTATTTTAACAGCATGGGTCGGAAAAGATTTTTTACCAACGTTAGATGAAGGCTCAATCTGGTTGCAGGTGAACCTTCCTCCGGGAATATCGATCGAGAAGTCGAAAGAGATGTCGGATACACTTCGCCAACGGACGATGAAATATCCGGAGGTAACTTATATTGCCGTACAAGCAGGTCGAAACGATGATGGAACAGACCCTTTTACTCCTTCTCATTTTGAAGTGTCCGTCGGGATTAAACCCTATAGCGAATGGCCAAGCGGAAAAACCAAAGCAGATCTTATAGATGAACTGGCTAAAGAGTACCAGTCGCTACCCGGATTTACAGTCGGATTCAGCCAACCAATGATCGATGGTGTGATGGACAAAATTTCAGGAGCTCATAGCGAATTGGTTGTAAAAGTGTATGGAAACGATTTTAAAGAAACACGCCGTATTGCCAACGAAGTACTGTCTACTTTAGAGGATGTAAAAGGTGCTGTTGATTTGGACATTGATCAAGAGCCTCCACTGCCACAGCTGCAAATCCAAATGAACAGAGATGCCATTGCACGTTACGGGTTAAATGTTTCGGATGTTAGTAATCTGATAGAAGTAGCTATCGGAGGAAAAGCAGTTTCGCAAATATATCAAAACGATAGAGTATATGATATTACATGCAAGTATAAAGAAGAGTCACGAAATACTCCCGAAAAAATAGCCGGTTTGATGTTAACATCTGCTTCGGGAGCCAAAATTCCATTGTCGCAAGTGGCCGATATAAAGTTAAGTACGGGTGAGAGTACCATTACACGGGAAATGAATAAAAGGCATTTGACCGTTAAGCTCAATCTACGTGGACGAGACCTCTCTTCATTTCTCAAAGAAGCCCAATCGGCTATCGAGAAAAATATAACGTATGATCATGAGAAATACCATATCAAGTGGGGAGGACAGTTCGAAAATCAAAACCGTGCTTATAGCCGTTTAGGAGTAATTGTACCCTTAGCTTTAGCCATTATGTTTATAGTATTGTACTGTGCCTTTGGTAAATTCAGACAAGCCGGGCTGGTGTTGAGTATTGTTCCCTTAGCCCTGTTTGGAGGTATGTTTGCTCTTAATGCAAGAGGGATGACACTCAATGTTTCGTCGGCAGTCGGATTTATAGCCCTGTTTGGGGTTGCCATTCAAAACGGAGTCATTATGGTATCGCATATCAATGGACTCCGAAGAGATGGTATGGACTTATTGAAAGCCGTAAAAGATGGCGCACGTCATCGTTTCCGACCTATATTGATGACGGCTATAGTGGCTATTTTAGGGCTTTTGCCTGCATCGCTGGCTACAGGTATCGGATCGGATGTACAACGTCCGTTAGCTACCGTAATAGTGTATGGCTTGATGTTTTCAACAATAATTACACTGTTTGCATTACCGGCCTTATATTATATGATAGAGGCCAGAGTTGAACGTAATAACAAAAAAGAAAATGATGAGAAATAA
- a CDS encoding efflux RND transporter periplasmic adaptor subunit — translation MTKRILVYGSLLALLFTACKQNSSEQENNAYRISGDTVHIYNESPLPGKISTSVVEEETFSKEVSTAGTVQAIPTQFAYIAPPFSGRVTKTYIKLGQHVQQNTPLFEIISADFTAAQKEFYQAQSERDLARNDLKRKQDLLKNGVASQKELEEASNALIIAEKEYENAYAAIKIFQANPENMVLGQPLIIRSPISGKVIENNLVTGQYIKDDAESAAIVADLSKVWVVAQVKEKDIRFIHEGDDLDIYIPAFPDNEPLKGKVYRIDESVDEETRSVKVLVICDNKDNQFKLGMYTTIHFWGKPAECIIIPEKALLQDEKDSYVYVQIALNTYVKTPVEVEIVKDGKAVITKGLKKGETIISEGGYYLK, via the coding sequence ATGACTAAGAGAATTCTAGTTTACGGAAGCTTATTGGCATTACTATTTACTGCTTGTAAGCAAAACTCTTCGGAGCAAGAAAACAATGCGTATAGAATCAGTGGAGATACTGTCCATATATATAATGAGAGTCCTTTACCGGGTAAGATATCTACTTCGGTTGTAGAAGAAGAAACTTTTTCGAAAGAAGTCTCTACTGCCGGAACGGTTCAGGCAATACCCACTCAGTTTGCTTATATAGCACCACCTTTTTCGGGAAGAGTAACAAAAACCTATATAAAGCTAGGTCAACATGTACAACAAAATACGCCTCTGTTCGAGATTATTTCAGCAGATTTTACAGCAGCCCAAAAAGAATTCTATCAGGCTCAATCGGAGCGTGATTTGGCTCGAAACGATTTGAAAAGAAAACAAGATCTGCTGAAAAATGGAGTAGCTTCTCAAAAAGAACTAGAAGAAGCATCCAATGCTTTGATAATTGCAGAGAAGGAGTACGAAAATGCTTATGCAGCCATTAAAATATTTCAGGCTAATCCCGAGAATATGGTATTAGGTCAACCTTTGATTATTCGTTCGCCAATATCGGGAAAAGTAATCGAAAATAATTTGGTTACCGGGCAATATATTAAAGATGATGCCGAATCGGCAGCCATAGTTGCCGATCTCAGTAAAGTATGGGTTGTGGCACAAGTTAAGGAAAAAGACATTCGTTTTATTCATGAAGGAGACGATCTGGATATTTATATTCCCGCATTCCCCGATAACGAACCCCTAAAAGGTAAAGTATATCGCATCGACGAATCGGTTGACGAGGAAACACGTTCGGTTAAGGTTCTGGTCATATGCGATAATAAAGACAATCAATTTAAGTTGGGAATGTATACAACTATACACTTTTGGGGTAAACCTGCCGAGTGTATTATAATTCCCGAAAAAGCATTATTACAAGACGAGAAAGACAGCTATGTCTATGTTCAGATAGCCCTCAATACTTATGTAAAGACTCCTGTTGAAGTAGAGATTGTAAAAGACGGGAAGGCAGTGATAACAAAAGGATTGAAAAAGGGAGAGACAATAATCAGCGAGGGCGGTTATTACTTAAAATAG
- a CDS encoding cation:proton antiporter, which yields MEITLIFTGALIFFSLIFNALFEKTRIPNVLFLLFVGLLIGPVFNLVSPDDLGRLGKVFTTITLIVILYESGTRLHLGGIGKAIGPASLLTIFNFLIPVAVGMAIGYWWIGLELLPSAFMGATVGSISTPIILPMLKQLKLGKKAESVVFLECALSDIVCLVGALALLDAMESGSFSISYTIKYMAISLLFATTIGAVVGYFWTSIRRLVVTKLKNSMFSSFALAFIIYGVCELIGVNGGMAVLSFGFVLGNIDELSNALDKRIPDKNFIKRRKPMLLMEDEKNFYSEIVFIFKTFFFVYIGMSIRLSEYAHIIMGIIFIVIMFIVRIPSILLFCRNGYSARDKRIMSILNPKGLVSAVLASLPLQLAVTEEQIRTGEVIQNIGYASVMFSIIIFSLLIFLVEKFDKKPNSNTEPSTIEN from the coding sequence ATGGAAATAACTCTTATATTTACCGGTGCACTTATCTTTTTTTCGCTAATATTTAACGCTCTCTTTGAGAAGACAAGAATACCGAATGTACTCTTTCTCCTCTTTGTGGGTTTACTTATAGGTCCCGTTTTCAACCTTGTCAGTCCTGATGATTTAGGCAGATTAGGTAAAGTCTTCACGACTATTACTCTTATTGTTATACTCTATGAAAGCGGAACACGGCTTCACTTAGGAGGAATAGGTAAAGCTATTGGTCCGGCAAGTCTACTTACTATTTTCAATTTTCTAATACCTGTTGCTGTAGGAATGGCAATCGGCTATTGGTGGATCGGATTAGAATTGCTTCCAAGTGCTTTTATGGGAGCAACTGTGGGTAGTATTTCTACTCCGATTATATTACCAATGCTAAAACAATTGAAGCTCGGAAAAAAAGCAGAAAGTGTAGTCTTTCTGGAGTGTGCGTTGAGTGATATTGTATGCTTGGTAGGAGCTTTGGCATTGTTAGATGCAATGGAAAGCGGTTCATTTAGTATTTCTTATACTATAAAATATATGGCTATTTCTTTACTCTTTGCAACTACTATAGGCGCTGTTGTCGGATATTTCTGGACGAGCATACGCCGATTAGTAGTAACAAAACTCAAAAATAGCATGTTCAGTTCTTTTGCTTTAGCGTTTATTATATATGGGGTTTGTGAGCTTATAGGGGTTAATGGGGGGATGGCTGTATTATCATTCGGATTTGTTTTAGGCAATATAGATGAACTTTCGAATGCTCTCGACAAAAGAATTCCGGATAAGAACTTTATCAAACGTAGAAAACCGATGTTATTGATGGAAGATGAAAAGAATTTCTATTCGGAGATTGTATTTATTTTCAAAACTTTCTTTTTCGTATATATCGGTATGAGTATCAGATTATCCGAATATGCTCATATCATTATGGGAATTATATTTATCGTAATCATGTTTATTGTCCGCATACCATCCATTCTTTTATTCTGCAGAAACGGTTATTCTGCGAGAGATAAACGAATAATGAGCATTCTTAATCCAAAAGGATTGGTATCTGCCGTACTGGCATCACTTCCATTACAGCTGGCCGTAACGGAAGAGCAAATACGCACGGGCGAAGTAATTCAGAATATAGGCTATGCCAGTGTGATGTTCAGCATTATTATTTTCAGTTTATTAATCTTTCTTGTTGAGAAATTTGACAAGAAACCTAATTCTAATACAGAACCAAGCACGATTGAAAATTAA
- the mgtA gene encoding magnesium-translocating P-type ATPase, translated as MKLFKSKKKRNIEFQFNSEKLFLAATQDPKYVYTFLESRRKGLYGTEAAERIKEFGKNEIVKEKSNQWFMLLIKAFINPFIGILMFLALVSIIIDVILANPNEREWMTVVIITTMVTLSGILRFVQEWKSNKASEALRKMVNNKVSVFRKGADTMIDINISDLVPGDVIFLSAGDMIPADIRITEAKDLFVSQSSLTGESDAVEKTPTLIKETHKTGSVIELNNICFMGSNVISGSARAVVITTGNRTYLGTIAQNVAGKRSQTSFDKGINNVSLLLIRFMLIMVPFVFFINGFTKGDWFEAFLFAISVAVGLTPEMLPMIVTSNLAKGAVKMSKHKTIVKNLNSIQSFGEMNILCTDKTGTLTKDKIVLERYLNVHGEDDERVLRHAYFNSFFQTGLKNLMDQAILSHSKELGFQNLGREYKKVDEIPFDFNRRRMSVVVEDKDAKRQIITKGAIEEIVSICRFAEFDGVPTLITNEIRRNLLNTSIELNKKGMRVLGVAQKSWVEKSHLFDAEDESDMVLIGYLAFLDPPKPSAATAIKALDEHGVAVKVLSGDNELVTKTVCEQVGIDTTHILLGHQIEKMSEEQLEQEVGRTTIFAKLTPLQKSRIVTILQNQGNTVGFLGDGINDAAALRQADIGISVDTAVDIAKESADIILLEKDLMVLEKGVIEGRKIFGNITKYIKMTASSNFGNMFSVLVASAFLPFLPMLPIHILIQNLLYDISQTTIPFDSVDKEYVQKPRKWDASDLKRFMMHIGPISSIFDIATYLVMWYVFKCTMPDNQALFQSGWFIEGLLSQTLIVHMIRTRKIPFIQSRASLPVMITTFSVMIIGIIIPFSGFGASIGLVPLPWSYFPWLIGILLGYCFLTQMVKNWYVKRFHRWL; from the coding sequence ATGAAATTATTTAAATCCAAAAAGAAACGCAATATTGAATTCCAATTCAATAGCGAGAAACTTTTTTTAGCAGCCACACAAGACCCCAAGTATGTATATACTTTTCTGGAGTCTCGAAGAAAGGGGCTTTACGGTACGGAAGCTGCAGAAAGGATAAAAGAATTTGGAAAGAATGAGATAGTTAAGGAGAAAAGTAACCAATGGTTTATGTTACTCATCAAAGCTTTCATAAATCCGTTTATTGGAATTTTGATGTTTCTGGCATTGGTGTCTATTATAATAGATGTTATTCTGGCAAATCCTAACGAACGCGAGTGGATGACTGTAGTCATCATTACTACAATGGTTACATTGAGCGGAATATTAAGGTTTGTACAAGAATGGAAATCGAATAAGGCTAGCGAGGCTCTCAGGAAGATGGTAAACAATAAAGTTTCTGTTTTTCGGAAAGGAGCAGACACTATGATTGATATAAATATATCGGATCTTGTTCCGGGTGATGTTATCTTTCTGTCGGCCGGAGATATGATTCCTGCTGATATACGTATAACCGAAGCTAAGGATTTATTTGTGAGTCAATCGTCTCTTACAGGCGAATCGGATGCTGTTGAAAAAACTCCTACCCTCATTAAAGAGACTCATAAAACAGGCAGTGTTATCGAACTGAACAATATCTGTTTTATGGGCTCTAATGTCATTAGCGGTTCGGCTCGAGCAGTAGTGATAACTACCGGAAACAGAACTTATTTGGGAACAATCGCTCAAAACGTTGCAGGTAAACGATCGCAAACCAGTTTCGATAAAGGTATAAATAATGTGAGCCTTTTGCTTATTCGGTTTATGCTTATTATGGTTCCCTTTGTATTTTTCATTAACGGATTTACTAAAGGCGATTGGTTCGAGGCATTCTTGTTTGCCATATCGGTGGCTGTGGGTCTGACTCCCGAAATGCTGCCTATGATAGTAACCTCTAATCTGGCAAAGGGAGCCGTTAAAATGTCGAAACATAAAACCATTGTAAAGAACTTAAACTCTATACAAAGTTTCGGTGAAATGAATATACTTTGTACCGATAAGACAGGTACTCTAACCAAGGATAAAATTGTACTCGAACGTTACCTGAATGTACATGGTGAAGACGATGAGCGTGTATTGCGCCATGCTTATTTTAACAGCTTCTTTCAAACCGGATTGAAGAACTTGATGGATCAGGCAATTCTTTCGCACTCCAAAGAACTAGGTTTCCAAAATTTGGGTAGAGAATATAAAAAAGTAGATGAAATTCCCTTCGACTTCAATCGCCGCCGAATGTCTGTTGTTGTCGAAGATAAAGATGCTAAACGACAAATTATAACTAAAGGGGCAATAGAAGAAATAGTATCGATCTGTCGGTTTGCCGAATTCGACGGGGTACCGACTCTTATAACAAATGAGATCAGAAGAAACTTGTTAAATACAAGTATCGAACTGAATAAAAAAGGGATGCGTGTATTAGGTGTAGCTCAAAAGAGCTGGGTCGAAAAAAGTCATTTGTTTGATGCTGAAGACGAATCGGATATGGTATTGATCGGGTATTTAGCATTCCTTGATCCGCCCAAACCATCGGCAGCTACGGCGATAAAGGCTTTGGATGAACATGGGGTTGCAGTAAAGGTTCTTTCGGGAGATAACGAATTGGTTACAAAAACTGTTTGCGAACAAGTAGGTATTGATACTACCCACATACTGCTAGGGCATCAGATTGAGAAAATGAGCGAAGAACAACTGGAACAAGAAGTTGGCAGAACTACCATATTTGCAAAACTAACTCCTCTACAAAAGTCACGCATTGTAACTATCCTTCAAAATCAAGGTAATACTGTAGGGTTTCTGGGAGACGGAATAAATGATGCGGCAGCTCTTCGTCAAGCTGATATAGGTATATCGGTAGATACAGCAGTAGATATAGCCAAAGAATCAGCTGATATTATTTTACTTGAAAAAGATTTGATGGTATTGGAGAAAGGGGTTATCGAAGGACGTAAAATATTTGGCAATATAACCAAATACATCAAAATGACTGCCAGTTCTAATTTCGGAAATATGTTCAGCGTATTGGTAGCCAGTGCTTTTTTGCCCTTCTTGCCTATGTTGCCTATTCATATACTGATCCAGAACCTACTCTATGATATTTCTCAGACAACGATTCCTTTCGATAGTGTAGACAAAGAATATGTACAAAAGCCTCGTAAATGGGATGCTAGTGATTTGAAACGCTTCATGATGCATATAGGACCTATCAGCTCGATATTCGACATTGCAACTTATCTGGTAATGTGGTATGTATTTAAGTGTACAATGCCCGACAATCAGGCACTTTTCCAATCAGGCTGGTTTATCGAAGGACTTTTATCTCAAACTCTTATTGTACATATGATACGTACACGCAAGATACCATTTATCCAAAGCAGGGCATCACTTCCTGTTATGATAACTACTTTTTCGGTTATGATTATTGGTATTATTATTCCATTCTCAGGATTTGGGGCTTCCATAGGATTAGTACCATTACCCTGGTCTTACTTCCCTTGGTTGATCGGAATATTATTAGGTTATTGTTTCTTGACACAAATGGTGAAGAATTGGTATGTGAAACGTTTTCATAGGTGGTTATAA